One window from the genome of Thermococcus siculi encodes:
- a CDS encoding glycerophosphodiester phosphodiesterase family protein, whose product MDSENVFILGHRGIKGPLENTLPAFRRALRYADGIEFDVRLTGDGKLIAHHDPGFRSSGSFHLLREMSLRQIRRLHPKGMAIPTVERVFREFRGAIFNADLKETDAMEPALRITERFNATENTVFSSENPATVKALLRECPNCRVGFSIVGYGSVRWIPRLKGLYSVHVPIDAVSYVGYRNLLVLLRTLRKRGLKIYLWNYEMNEREWMPRLRRFADALILDDPSWVGKGFYG is encoded by the coding sequence ATGGACAGTGAAAACGTCTTCATATTGGGCCACAGGGGCATTAAAGGGCCACTGGAAAACACCCTGCCGGCCTTCAGGAGGGCACTGAGGTACGCGGACGGGATAGAGTTCGACGTCAGGCTGACCGGTGACGGAAAATTAATAGCACACCACGACCCAGGCTTCCGTTCAAGCGGCTCATTCCATCTTCTCAGGGAAATGAGCCTGAGGCAGATACGCAGGCTTCATCCAAAGGGAATGGCCATCCCCACCGTGGAGAGGGTGTTCAGGGAGTTCAGGGGAGCAATCTTCAACGCTGACCTGAAGGAGACGGATGCTATGGAGCCCGCCCTCAGAATCACGGAGAGGTTTAACGCCACGGAAAACACCGTCTTCTCCTCCGAGAATCCCGCAACAGTCAAAGCGTTGCTCCGTGAGTGTCCTAACTGCAGGGTGGGGTTCTCGATAGTTGGCTACGGCTCAGTCCGGTGGATACCAAGGCTGAAGGGGCTTTATTCGGTTCACGTGCCCATAGACGCCGTTTCCTACGTTGGCTATCGGAATCTCCTGGTCCTCCTGAGAACCCTGAGGAAGAGGGGACTCAAAATCTACCTCTGGAACTATGAGATGAACGAGCGGGAGTGGATGCCGAGGCTCCGGAGGTTTGCGGATGCCCTCATTCTAGACGATCCCTCATGGGTTGGGAAAGGTTTTTACGGTTAA
- a CDS encoding SLC45 family MFS transporter: MEFKYSRIFILGFGFFGISIIWALYNAYIPIFLQDTFHLSKTVTGFIMTIDNLFAVLLLPFLGALSDMTRTRIGRRKPYILLGAPSAALLFALIPVARMYENLALFMGTIIFMNFFMALFRSPVVAFMPDITPSEKRSQANGIINFMGGLGALLAYFGGKVLYDMNYAYPFYFGAAVMLLANLLVVLVVPEPEEYRVPGKKISIRKLLSETSHKSFGELKENLKDVFASHERSLLAILLAIFLWFIAFNSLETFFTSYAKYYLGIEESTGAFMLGVFSLSFMLFAIPAGFIGARLGRRRTITLGLVIVVAILIGAYLVGEGTKPESSSLSDPVVMTFMGLFFVGGMGWAMVNVNSLPMVVDMTTEEKLGGYTGLYYFFSQAANLVAPPLAGAFLDVIGYRTLLPFAIVFFILAAIAMQFVRRGDIVRRKGTALDYVPDMD; this comes from the coding sequence GTGGAGTTCAAGTACAGCAGGATATTCATCCTCGGGTTTGGCTTCTTCGGAATAAGCATAATCTGGGCACTCTACAACGCCTACATACCGATCTTCCTGCAGGACACCTTCCACCTGAGTAAGACGGTGACCGGCTTCATCATGACGATAGACAACCTCTTCGCCGTTCTGCTCCTCCCGTTCCTCGGTGCCCTCAGCGACATGACGCGGACGAGGATTGGAAGGAGAAAGCCCTACATTCTCCTCGGTGCTCCGTCGGCGGCACTCCTCTTTGCCCTTATCCCGGTGGCGAGGATGTACGAGAACCTCGCCCTCTTCATGGGGACGATAATCTTCATGAACTTCTTCATGGCCCTCTTCCGCTCCCCAGTGGTTGCGTTCATGCCTGACATCACGCCGAGCGAAAAGAGGAGCCAGGCCAACGGTATAATCAACTTCATGGGTGGTCTTGGGGCGCTTTTGGCGTACTTCGGGGGCAAGGTTCTCTACGACATGAACTACGCCTACCCCTTCTACTTCGGCGCCGCCGTGATGCTCCTGGCCAACCTGCTCGTCGTCCTCGTGGTTCCCGAACCCGAGGAGTACCGTGTTCCCGGGAAGAAGATAAGCATCAGGAAGCTCCTCTCTGAGACATCCCACAAGAGCTTCGGCGAGCTGAAGGAGAACCTCAAGGACGTCTTTGCCAGCCACGAGAGGAGCTTACTCGCCATACTGCTGGCCATATTCCTCTGGTTCATTGCCTTCAACTCGCTGGAGACGTTCTTCACAAGCTACGCGAAGTACTACCTCGGCATCGAGGAGAGCACCGGGGCCTTCATGCTCGGCGTCTTCAGCCTGAGCTTCATGCTCTTTGCCATTCCGGCAGGCTTCATAGGGGCGCGCCTCGGAAGGAGGAGGACGATAACCCTCGGTCTCGTGATAGTGGTGGCCATCCTCATCGGGGCTTACCTCGTCGGCGAGGGGACCAAACCCGAATCCAGCTCCCTCAGCGACCCCGTGGTCATGACGTTCATGGGGCTGTTCTTCGTCGGTGGAATGGGTTGGGCGATGGTGAACGTGAACTCCCTTCCAATGGTCGTTGATATGACGACCGAGGAGAAGCTCGGAGGCTACACGGGACTCTACTACTTCTTCAGCCAGGCGGCTAACCTCGTTGCTCCCCCGCTAGCCGGGGCGTTCCTCGACGTCATCGGCTACAGGACGCTCCTGCCCTTTGCCATCGTGTTCTTCATACTGGCGGCGATAGCGATGCAGTTCGTCAGGAGGGGCGATATAGTGCGCAGAAAGGGAACCGCCCTGGACTACGTTCCCGATATGGACTGA
- a CDS encoding MFS transporter codes for MERKGFSWGVVLSLALLGFSRSVGWALNKGLSFPLLSSYTGSAFVKGTILAVEGLIGLFIPVLFGYYSDTLKSRHGRRRPFIMVGGLLAGVAALMIYTAYVMNVPLWGFALALGFFYFAMHTYTAQYRALMPDTIESGHRGKASGVITLLEWAGNLFLFGLAGFLIAKAVAETGESEGIKALAQTPYLKIPFIITALFLIGAALFVYFIVREPKAPEIGKDENLWDYLKSIVENRDFLRFYTAQTLWWMSFEFIAIFLYGILAFILYGDATEENIKAVTSLGLYLMALFNVTVLLGALPGGIIYDRLGRRLSIILGGVIFALPQLWGWFITSKAQVTIALGIAGVGWGILMAASYPVIGDLLTKFERDAFTGRYYGFFEATRSLPILLAGTIGGAIVDLVGGNYRVLFPIGAVMVLLAMPMVWGMKNLEVSGGEG; via the coding sequence ATGGAACGGAAGGGATTCAGCTGGGGTGTCGTGCTCAGCCTGGCCCTGCTCGGCTTCAGCAGGAGCGTCGGCTGGGCGCTTAACAAGGGTCTATCCTTTCCCCTGCTCTCGAGCTACACCGGCTCCGCCTTCGTTAAGGGCACCATACTGGCGGTTGAGGGCCTCATCGGTCTGTTCATACCGGTTCTGTTCGGCTATTACAGCGATACCCTGAAATCGAGGCACGGCAGGAGGAGGCCGTTCATCATGGTCGGCGGTCTCCTCGCCGGCGTTGCCGCGCTGATGATATACACCGCCTACGTCATGAACGTTCCCCTCTGGGGCTTCGCCCTGGCGCTGGGCTTCTTCTACTTCGCCATGCACACCTACACGGCGCAGTACCGCGCCCTGATGCCCGATACGATAGAGAGCGGCCACCGCGGAAAGGCCAGCGGCGTCATCACTCTCCTTGAGTGGGCGGGCAACCTGTTCCTCTTCGGTCTGGCGGGCTTCCTCATAGCCAAGGCCGTTGCCGAGACGGGCGAGAGCGAGGGAATAAAAGCGCTCGCCCAGACGCCCTACCTCAAGATACCCTTCATCATAACCGCCCTCTTCCTCATCGGTGCAGCTCTCTTCGTTTACTTCATCGTCAGGGAACCCAAAGCACCGGAGATAGGGAAGGACGAGAACCTCTGGGACTACCTCAAGAGCATAGTTGAGAACCGCGACTTCCTGAGGTTCTACACCGCCCAGACGCTCTGGTGGATGAGCTTCGAGTTCATAGCGATATTCCTCTACGGGATACTGGCCTTCATCCTCTACGGTGACGCCACGGAGGAGAACATCAAGGCAGTTACCTCCCTTGGCCTGTACCTGATGGCGCTCTTCAACGTCACAGTGCTCCTCGGCGCCCTGCCCGGAGGGATAATCTACGACAGGCTCGGGAGGAGGCTGAGCATAATCCTCGGCGGGGTCATCTTCGCCCTTCCCCAGCTCTGGGGCTGGTTCATAACGAGTAAGGCTCAGGTAACCATAGCCCTGGGAATAGCGGGAGTAGGCTGGGGGATTCTCATGGCGGCCTCCTACCCGGTCATCGGTGACCTCTTAACGAAGTTTGAGAGGGACGCCTTCACCGGCCGCTACTACGGCTTCTTCGAGGCGACCCGTTCGCTACCGATACTCCTGGCGGGAACCATCGGCGGTGCGATAGTCGATCTCGTGGGAGGGAACTACAGGGTGCTCTTCCCGATTGGTGCGGTAATGGTGCTCCTCGCGATGCCCATGGTGTGGGGAATGAAGAACCTCGAAGTCAGCGGAGGGGAGGGCTGA
- a CDS encoding alpha/beta hydrolase produces MGWLLALFIFLLLAFLAFSAFVGYKMVKPPRLIGDWTPRDLGFDYEDVTFETGDGLRLSGWWIPNGSERTIIPLHGYTNSRWNDLYMKPTIEFLLREGYNVLVFDFRAHGKSQGKYTTVGDRETEDVKAAVRWLRENRGEEAKRIGLIGFSMGAMVTIRSLAEIPEVCCGVADSPPMDLDKTGARGLRYFAKLPEWLYIFVKPFTKLFSGGKEVHPIEYADKVKKPLLLIAGEKDPLVKVEEVREFYERNREVNPNVELWVTDAPHVRTLKFHPEEWKAKVGEFLRKHL; encoded by the coding sequence ATGGGCTGGCTCCTTGCCCTTTTTATTTTCCTCCTTCTCGCGTTCCTGGCTTTTTCGGCCTTTGTGGGCTACAAGATGGTTAAGCCGCCGAGACTCATCGGCGACTGGACACCGAGGGATCTCGGCTTCGACTACGAGGACGTGACCTTTGAGACGGGGGATGGCCTCAGGCTGAGCGGCTGGTGGATTCCCAACGGGAGCGAGAGGACGATCATTCCGCTCCACGGCTACACCAACAGCAGGTGGAACGACCTCTACATGAAACCGACCATCGAGTTTCTCCTCAGGGAGGGCTATAACGTCCTTGTCTTCGACTTCAGGGCGCACGGCAAGAGCCAGGGCAAGTACACGACGGTCGGCGATAGGGAGACGGAGGACGTTAAGGCCGCCGTTAGGTGGCTGAGGGAGAACCGGGGCGAGGAAGCGAAGCGGATTGGTCTGATTGGGTTCTCGATGGGGGCAATGGTGACGATCCGCTCTCTGGCGGAGATACCGGAGGTCTGCTGCGGCGTCGCTGACAGCCCGCCGATGGACCTCGACAAGACGGGGGCGAGGGGACTGAGATACTTCGCCAAGCTTCCGGAATGGTTATACATCTTTGTCAAGCCCTTCACGAAGCTCTTTAGTGGTGGAAAGGAGGTCCACCCGATAGAGTACGCGGACAAGGTTAAGAAACCCCTCCTCCTCATCGCCGGGGAAAAAGACCCGCTCGTTAAGGTTGAGGAGGTGAGGGAGTTCTACGAGAGGAACAGGGAGGTAAACCCGAACGTTGAACTCTGGGTAACCGACGCCCCCCACGTCAGGACGCTGAAGTTCCACCCGGAGGAGTGGAAGGCAAAAGTCGGGGAGTTCCTCAGGAAACATCTCTGA
- a CDS encoding DUF2334 domain-containing protein encodes MKKLLVPLVVLLVFVSSSSLDEPAYLQNFGRFVILVHDVSPGYLPQLKQITVLIDAYGLQNETYLFVIPNHGGEKPLWEHPEFISFIQNLSARGYHIELHGYDHIGNEFDCSAGVAEERLELGLEAFESCNLSRPHYFIAPRYSLSGDALSVILSRNITVIGGDFVYYPNGTSVPVLNREYTWYLPSPLLDYQLESARTSYRNTRGTFFISIHPKAANNGAGLEFLRRFLEFVRKQETGQGLTGAS; translated from the coding sequence ATGAAGAAACTCCTCGTCCCCCTGGTTGTGTTGCTGGTGTTCGTCTCGTCCTCCTCGCTCGATGAACCGGCATACCTGCAGAATTTTGGCCGCTTTGTTATCCTCGTCCACGATGTCAGCCCCGGCTACCTTCCACAGCTAAAGCAGATAACGGTTCTAATCGACGCCTACGGTCTCCAGAATGAGACGTACCTCTTCGTCATTCCCAATCACGGCGGAGAAAAGCCCCTGTGGGAACATCCGGAATTCATCTCCTTTATTCAAAATCTGAGTGCCAGAGGCTATCACATCGAGCTACATGGCTACGACCACATCGGAAACGAGTTCGATTGCAGTGCGGGAGTTGCAGAGGAGAGGCTGGAGCTGGGGTTGGAGGCATTCGAGAGCTGCAATCTGTCAAGGCCCCACTACTTCATCGCACCGCGTTACTCCCTATCTGGCGATGCCCTTAGCGTTATCCTCTCCCGCAACATCACCGTCATCGGCGGGGATTTCGTCTACTACCCGAACGGAACGAGCGTGCCGGTTCTCAACAGGGAGTACACCTGGTATCTCCCGAGCCCCCTTTTGGACTACCAGCTGGAGAGTGCCAGAACGAGCTACCGGAACACGAGGGGCACCTTCTTCATCTCCATTCACCCAAAAGCGGCTAACAACGGGGCAGGACTGGAGTTTTTGAGGAGGTTCCTTGAGTTTGTAAGGAAACAGGAAACGGGCCAGGGACTCACTGGAGCCTCCTGA
- a CDS encoding ABC transporter permease, which translates to MRARAVKGIVLKDLRETRREKMAIFWIFVFPLMWITLFGGIWGGSSPPVVLNVGVVYFNESAPFTAATVVEIMENITIEGTHIFQITRYPNESAGLEAIKAGRVDVLILFPRGFGENVSSGLQGKIYVYFDRSDPQEYQIASGVVKGFLSEFEREMAYRKLNITLGYIEEYLPENVSASFSLPMVEAYLVGLIDPIDLHEEQVKGETPSPIQFYVTSFIGIQFLFATMLTVSSLVFEEIEKGTLRRIAASPATAWDFLVGKMLSTFIVITVSILIGIGYSRLVFGETVFPGLVGWLIIVLAAVFSMSLGLAIAMGTRSMKATNALVNLISMPLLFLAGIVIPVAVLPDWARPIANYFPLGRALKDLRLLELYHRPPSEVLPDMAWLAVSSLGMLLIAVFLYNWAIRRLQ; encoded by the coding sequence ATGAGGGCGAGGGCCGTCAAGGGAATAGTCCTGAAGGATCTGAGGGAGACGAGGCGGGAAAAGATGGCCATCTTCTGGATATTCGTCTTTCCGCTGATGTGGATAACACTCTTCGGCGGGATATGGGGCGGCTCAAGTCCGCCGGTTGTTCTCAACGTTGGGGTTGTCTACTTCAACGAGAGCGCTCCCTTCACCGCCGCCACCGTAGTGGAGATAATGGAAAACATCACCATCGAGGGGACTCACATCTTCCAGATAACAAGATACCCCAACGAGAGCGCCGGTCTGGAGGCGATAAAGGCCGGGAGAGTTGACGTTCTAATTCTCTTTCCCAGGGGTTTCGGTGAAAACGTGAGCAGCGGACTGCAGGGGAAAATTTACGTCTACTTTGACAGGAGTGACCCGCAGGAGTACCAGATAGCAAGCGGCGTTGTGAAAGGCTTCCTCTCGGAGTTCGAGAGGGAGATGGCCTACAGAAAGCTCAACATCACCCTCGGCTACATAGAGGAATACCTCCCGGAAAATGTCTCGGCCAGCTTCTCACTCCCCATGGTCGAGGCCTACCTGGTGGGCCTCATCGATCCCATCGATCTCCACGAAGAGCAGGTGAAAGGCGAAACTCCGTCACCGATACAGTTCTACGTGACGAGCTTTATCGGTATCCAGTTCCTCTTCGCGACTATGCTCACCGTTTCGTCCCTGGTCTTCGAGGAAATCGAGAAGGGGACGCTGAGGAGGATAGCGGCCTCTCCAGCAACCGCCTGGGACTTTCTCGTGGGCAAGATGCTCTCGACCTTCATAGTGATAACGGTGAGCATACTGATAGGCATAGGCTACTCCAGGCTGGTCTTCGGTGAGACCGTCTTTCCCGGTTTGGTCGGCTGGCTCATCATAGTGCTCGCGGCGGTGTTCTCCATGAGCCTTGGACTGGCGATAGCGATGGGAACGAGGAGCATGAAGGCGACGAACGCACTCGTAAACCTCATCTCGATGCCCCTTCTCTTCCTGGCGGGCATAGTGATTCCGGTGGCGGTACTGCCCGACTGGGCGAGGCCGATAGCCAACTATTTCCCGCTCGGAAGGGCCCTCAAGGACCTCCGCCTGCTGGAGCTATACCACAGGCCCCCGAGTGAAGTTCTTCCAGACATGGCCTGGCTCGCCGTTAGCTCCCTCGGAATGCTCCTGATAGCGGTGTTCCTCTACAACTGGGCAATCAGGAGGCTCCAGTGA
- a CDS encoding ABC transporter ATP-binding protein → MKALEVRGLRKSYGDFLALKGVDLEVEEGEVFALLGPNGAGKTTLMRILAEGLSYDSGKIRVFGEPLSKKTARLIGYAPQESLAYDILTVRENLEFYADLYDVPGERVVELLEEFGLPAKKKARELSGGFKKRLNLAIALLYEPKLLILDEPSTGLDVPSRRELWELIKGFREEGKTVLLATHYMEEAEALADRVAIMNEGRVIAVGTPEELKRLAGNESVIHVEGILRGTESIMEEFRAMERENFLRVSVEDARSVLPRIVEVLVENGSEIRSIRVEEPTLEDVFLKLTGRGLE, encoded by the coding sequence ATGAAGGCCCTGGAAGTTAGAGGCCTGAGAAAAAGCTATGGGGATTTCCTCGCGCTCAAGGGGGTGGACCTTGAGGTTGAGGAGGGGGAGGTCTTCGCACTACTCGGCCCCAACGGGGCCGGCAAGACGACCCTCATGAGGATTCTCGCGGAGGGGCTTTCCTATGATTCGGGCAAGATACGGGTCTTTGGCGAGCCACTCTCCAAGAAGACGGCCCGTCTAATCGGTTACGCCCCCCAGGAGAGCCTGGCGTACGATATCCTCACCGTCAGGGAGAACCTGGAGTTCTACGCGGACCTCTACGACGTCCCGGGCGAGAGGGTGGTGGAACTCCTTGAGGAGTTCGGGCTTCCGGCCAAAAAGAAGGCGAGGGAGCTGAGCGGCGGTTTCAAAAAGAGGCTCAACCTGGCTATAGCCCTCCTCTACGAGCCGAAGCTTCTGATCCTGGACGAACCGTCCACCGGACTGGACGTCCCTTCAAGGCGGGAGCTGTGGGAGCTGATAAAGGGTTTCAGGGAGGAGGGGAAGACGGTTCTCCTCGCGACCCACTACATGGAGGAGGCGGAGGCCCTGGCGGACAGGGTGGCGATAATGAACGAGGGAAGGGTCATAGCCGTCGGCACTCCAGAGGAACTCAAAAGGCTCGCCGGAAACGAGAGCGTGATACACGTTGAGGGAATCCTTAGGGGAACCGAGTCCATCATGGAGGAGTTCCGGGCGATGGAGCGGGAGAACTTCCTCAGAGTTTCTGTGGAGGACGCCAGGAGCGTTCTGCCCCGAATAGTGGAGGTTCTCGTGGAAAACGGAAGCGAGATAAGGAGCATCCGTGTGGAGGAGCCGACCCTCGAAGACGTGTTCCTCAAGCTGACGGGGAGGGGACTGGAATGA
- a CDS encoding class I SAM-dependent methyltransferase, which translates to MSMDEFYRHFRWWMEPDDERAVKRFHAIFEFFKGRGKASSVLDLCAGTGIAGVAAAKALSASNLTLVEAREKDLVRVVEWVEREGLQLSLNPVVGDVLKLPSLVEEHEVALLFGHSMPHFDPFQAVKLFAGVALVLSDTGRFFVEETDRIYRFLYRSVYQPFRVEARGEGYSIISLYEGYDVERGMEKRGYYKVPGFEKILEIEVRPWDVASQLAIGRIFFEDVNMVTPEEHGIEGVSTVLLFSKPRKSVAGMLYNQF; encoded by the coding sequence ATGTCCATGGACGAGTTTTACCGCCATTTCAGGTGGTGGATGGAACCCGATGACGAAAGGGCGGTGAAACGGTTCCATGCGATATTTGAGTTCTTTAAGGGTCGCGGAAAGGCCTCAAGCGTTCTCGACCTCTGCGCCGGGACAGGCATAGCCGGAGTTGCCGCGGCAAAGGCCCTCTCCGCTTCAAACCTAACACTGGTGGAGGCCAGGGAGAAAGACCTTGTGAGAGTAGTGGAATGGGTTGAAAGAGAGGGACTGCAACTGAGCCTCAATCCCGTGGTTGGGGACGTCCTAAAACTGCCCTCCCTTGTTGAGGAACATGAGGTTGCCCTCCTCTTCGGCCACAGCATGCCCCACTTCGACCCATTTCAGGCCGTCAAACTTTTTGCCGGGGTTGCCCTCGTTCTCAGTGACACCGGAAGGTTCTTCGTTGAGGAAACCGACAGGATCTACCGCTTTCTCTACCGCTCGGTTTACCAGCCGTTTCGGGTTGAGGCCAGGGGGGAGGGATACTCCATCATCTCGCTCTACGAAGGCTATGACGTTGAAAGGGGCATGGAGAAGCGTGGATACTACAAGGTGCCCGGTTTCGAGAAGATTCTGGAAATTGAGGTCAGGCCATGGGACGTTGCTTCACAGCTCGCCATAGGGAGGATCTTTTTTGAGGACGTGAACATGGTAACACCGGAAGAACACGGGATAGAGGGCGTTTCTACCGTTCTCCTCTTCTCGAAGCCGAGGAAAAGTGTCGCCGGGATGCTCTACAACCAGTTCTGA
- the tmk gene encoding dTMP kinase → MFIVIEGIDGAGKSTQAKLLAEWFEERGYEVVLTKEPTDTAFGKLIRKLVLTGGKEGIIDGARISHEAEALLFAADRAEHVAKLIKPSIEAGKIVISDRYFYSSLAYQWARGLDLEWLIDLNRFAVRPDLVILLDLPVKESMKRINGRSIKTEFDRIAELQKRVRENYLKLAERFPEMRIVNALASVEDIHNDIVALVEHELSKK, encoded by the coding sequence ATGTTCATTGTTATCGAAGGAATCGATGGCGCCGGTAAATCAACTCAGGCAAAGCTTCTGGCGGAATGGTTTGAAGAAAGAGGATACGAGGTCGTTCTGACCAAGGAACCGACGGACACCGCGTTCGGCAAACTCATCAGGAAGCTCGTCCTCACCGGTGGGAAGGAGGGCATAATCGACGGTGCCAGGATAAGCCACGAGGCTGAGGCGCTCCTCTTCGCAGCGGACAGGGCGGAGCACGTGGCGAAGCTGATAAAACCGTCAATAGAAGCCGGTAAAATCGTCATCTCGGACAGGTACTTCTACTCCTCACTCGCCTACCAGTGGGCGAGGGGCCTCGACCTGGAATGGCTCATAGACCTCAACCGCTTCGCTGTGAGGCCCGACCTCGTTATACTCCTCGACCTCCCGGTCAAGGAGAGCATGAAGCGCATAAACGGGAGGAGCATAAAGACCGAGTTCGACAGGATAGCCGAACTCCAGAAGAGGGTGCGCGAGAACTACCTCAAGCTGGCAGAGCGCTTCCCGGAGATGAGGATCGTGAACGCCCTCGCGAGCGTCGAGGACATCCACAACGACATCGTCGCGCTGGTGGAGCACGAGCTCTCGAAGAAGTGA
- a CDS encoding phosphohexomutase domain-containing protein: MEVYHSPRFNPEELALLGRAIGTISHGTIIVGRDGRAISRYGKRAMVVGIVSTGSTIMDVRLIPLIALKDFAHRKGLPLAYVYYYNGVRVYVSGIDGDEIDAILESRSFIEAHPNDIGATVYYPNALDDFLHEVFKHYNFRVEGKALVDAMNTPAVLFFPRMSDHFGFEVELINDMMTSYLPPKPKEVFLHKLQKGEYDFGLRFRPEGIVEFHRDGEQLEFGSMWRLLDHMKKNL; the protein is encoded by the coding sequence ATGGAGGTATACCATTCCCCGAGGTTCAACCCCGAAGAGCTGGCCCTTCTCGGGAGGGCCATAGGAACGATATCCCACGGCACTATAATAGTCGGAAGGGACGGAAGGGCCATATCGAGGTACGGGAAGCGCGCCATGGTCGTTGGCATAGTCAGCACGGGATCAACCATAATGGACGTCAGGCTCATTCCCCTCATAGCCCTCAAGGACTTCGCCCACAGGAAGGGCCTCCCGCTGGCGTACGTCTACTACTACAACGGCGTCCGCGTTTACGTCAGCGGCATAGACGGGGACGAGATAGACGCCATACTGGAGAGCAGGAGCTTCATAGAGGCCCACCCGAACGACATAGGCGCGACGGTCTACTACCCCAACGCCCTCGACGACTTCCTCCACGAGGTCTTCAAGCACTACAACTTCCGCGTTGAGGGCAAGGCCCTGGTAGATGCCATGAACACCCCCGCGGTGCTGTTCTTCCCGCGCATGAGCGACCACTTCGGCTTCGAGGTCGAGCTGATCAACGACATGATGACCAGCTACCTGCCGCCGAAGCCGAAGGAGGTCTTCCTCCACAAGCTCCAGAAGGGCGAGTACGACTTCGGGCTGAGATTCAGGCCGGAGGGCATCGTCGAGTTCCACAGGGACGGTGAGCAGCTCGAGTTCGGAAGCATGTGGAGGTTGCTCGATCACATGAAGAAGAACCTCTGA
- a CDS encoding sugar phosphate nucleotidyltransferase, translating to MKAVVLAGGKGTRLLPLTVYRPKPMIPFFNKPLMEYALQNLIEAGVDEVYVLVGYLKERIMNYFGDGSGWGIEIHYSNGDNIKLGTAGATKKVVKHMDDTFFVVSSDVLTNLDLKALLEYHRKKNALATIALSQVEDPTQYGIAIINDDGRILRFKEKPKPEEAFSNLVNAGIYVFEPEAFDLVPKAKNFDFSKDLFPRMLENDLPLYGFPFSEYWNDVGRPSSYLQATEDVFLGRLLLPGLRTEGLKGNLEYGGAIVTGRRCILRRPEVRGFAVLGDDVEIGRNVKIERSVIFSGAVIEEGAEIREAIIGENVRIGKGVVIQPGSVVGDNTLIEDFSKIGSNVKIWVESRIGKESIVLPD from the coding sequence ATGAAGGCAGTCGTACTGGCGGGCGGCAAGGGAACCCGCCTGCTTCCCCTAACGGTGTACCGGCCGAAGCCCATGATACCCTTCTTCAACAAACCGCTTATGGAGTACGCCCTTCAGAATCTCATAGAGGCCGGGGTCGATGAGGTCTACGTCCTCGTCGGCTACCTCAAAGAGAGGATAATGAACTACTTCGGCGATGGAAGCGGGTGGGGGATCGAGATACACTACTCCAACGGGGACAACATAAAGCTCGGAACGGCTGGAGCGACCAAGAAGGTCGTCAAACACATGGACGATACCTTCTTCGTGGTTTCGAGCGACGTCCTCACAAACCTGGACTTAAAGGCCCTCCTGGAATATCACAGGAAGAAGAACGCCCTCGCGACCATAGCCCTCTCGCAGGTCGAAGACCCAACCCAGTACGGGATAGCCATCATCAACGACGATGGCAGGATACTGCGCTTCAAGGAGAAGCCGAAGCCGGAGGAGGCCTTCAGCAACCTTGTCAACGCGGGCATCTACGTCTTCGAGCCTGAGGCCTTCGATCTGGTTCCGAAGGCGAAGAACTTCGACTTTTCCAAGGACCTCTTTCCGAGGATGCTGGAGAACGATCTACCCCTCTACGGGTTCCCCTTCAGCGAGTACTGGAATGATGTGGGAAGGCCCTCGAGCTACCTCCAGGCTACGGAGGACGTATTCCTTGGCAGGCTGCTCCTGCCGGGCCTGAGGACTGAGGGCCTAAAGGGGAACCTGGAGTACGGGGGGGCCATAGTCACTGGGAGGCGCTGCATCCTGAGACGGCCGGAGGTCAGGGGCTTCGCGGTTCTCGGCGATGACGTCGAGATAGGCCGAAACGTTAAAATAGAGCGTTCGGTGATATTTTCAGGCGCCGTAATAGAGGAGGGCGCCGAGATAAGGGAAGCGATAATAGGCGAAAACGTCCGGATTGGAAAGGGCGTTGTGATTCAGCCCGGAAGCGTTGTGGGTGACAACACGCTCATCGAAGACTTCAGCAAGATCGGCTCCAACGTCAAGATATGGGTGGAGTCGAGGATTGGAAAGGAGAGTATAGTACTGCCGGATTGA